One genomic region from Verrucomicrobiia bacterium encodes:
- the rpsL gene encoding 30S ribosomal protein S12, whose protein sequence is MPTINQLVRQGRVKLNYKSKAPALHGSPFRRGVCLQVMTRTPKKPNSAMRKVAKVRLTNGVEVIAYIPDEGHNLQEHSIVLVRGGRVKDLPGVRYHIVRGTLDCAGVEKRRVSRSKYGVKRPKAAKTAAK, encoded by the coding sequence ATGCCCACCATTAACCAGTTGGTCCGTCAGGGCCGGGTGAAATTGAATTACAAGAGCAAGGCTCCTGCCTTGCACGGTTCGCCGTTTCGCCGGGGCGTCTGCCTGCAGGTGATGACCCGCACGCCCAAGAAGCCGAACTCGGCCATGCGCAAGGTGGCCAAGGTCCGCCTGACCAACGGGGTCGAGGTGATCGCCTACATCCCGGACGAGGGACACAACCTCCAGGAGCACTCCATCGTTCTGGTCCGCGGCGGCCGCGTGAAGGACCTGCCCGGTGTCCGGTACCACATTGTCCGGGGCACCCTCGATTGCGCCGGTGTCGAGAAACGCCGCGTCAGCCGCTCCAAGTATGGCGTGAAACGCCCCAAGGCCGCCAAGACCGCCGCCAAGTAA
- the rpsG gene encoding 30S ribosomal protein S7, translating to MARRRQAEKRPTSVDPKFNSVLVSRLINVIMRSGKKNTARRIVYDALDALAEKNPGVNTLDILQRSVDNAKPRIETKARRVGGATYQVPLEIPVDRQTALAMRWIVTYADSRKGIPMKDALASELMEAFQGQGSAIRKRDDVHKMAQANKAFAHFRW from the coding sequence ATGGCCCGTCGTCGTCAAGCCGAGAAACGCCCGACTTCCGTTGACCCCAAGTTCAACAGCGTGCTGGTCAGCCGCCTGATCAACGTGATCATGCGGAGTGGCAAGAAAAACACGGCGCGACGCATCGTCTACGACGCGCTCGACGCGCTCGCGGAGAAGAATCCCGGGGTCAACACGCTCGACATTCTTCAGCGGTCCGTTGACAACGCCAAGCCGCGGATTGAGACAAAGGCGCGGCGGGTCGGCGGCGCCACGTACCAGGTGCCGCTGGAAATCCCGGTGGACCGTCAGACGGCCCTGGCAATGCGCTGGATCGTGACCTACGCCGACTCCCGGAAGGGCATTCCGATGAAGGACGCCCTGGCGTCGGAGTTGATGGAGGCCTTCCAGGGGCAGGGCAGCGCGATCCGCAAGCGCGATGACGTCCACAAGATGGCCCAGGCCAACAAGGCATTCGCCCATTTCCGCTGGTAG